A genomic region of Saccopteryx bilineata isolate mSacBil1 chromosome 1, mSacBil1_pri_phased_curated, whole genome shotgun sequence contains the following coding sequences:
- the SF1 gene encoding splicing factor 1 isoform X11: MATGANATPLDFPSKKRKRSRWNQDTMEQKTVIPGMPTVIPPGLTREQERAYIVQLQIEDLTRKLRTGDLGIPPNPEDRSPSPEPIYNSEGKRLNTREFRTRKKLEEERHNLITEMVALNPDFKPPADYKPPATRVSDKVMIPQDEYPEINFVGLLIGPRGNTLKNIEKECNAKIMIRGKGSVKEGKVGRKDGQMLPGEDEPLHALVTANTMENVKKAVEQIRNILKQGIETPEDQNDLRKMQLRELARLNGTLREDDNRILRPWQSSETRSITNTTVCTKCGGAGHIASDCKFQRPGDPQSAQDKARMDKEYLSLMAELGEAPVPASVGSTSGPASTPLVSAPRPAAPANNPPPPSLMSTTQSRPPWMNSGPSESRPYHGMHGGGPGGPGGGPHNFPHPLPSLTGGHGGHPMQHNPNGPPPPWMQPPPPPMNQGPHPPGHHGPPPMDQYLGSTPVGSGVYRLHQGKGMMPPPPMGMMPPPPPPPSGQPPPPPSGPLPPWQQQQQQPPPPPPPSSSMASSTPLPWQQNTTTTTTSAGTGSIPPWQQQQAAAAASPGAPQMQGNPTMVPLPPGVQPPLPPGAPPPPPPPPPASSVFVFFLSSPNSLCLFPNWAARIPPRGSDGPSHENEDFPRPLVTLPGRQPQQRPWWTGWFGKAA, from the exons ATGGCGACCGGAGCGAACGCCACGCCGCTGG ACTTCCCAAGTAAGAAGCGGAAGAGGAGTCGCTGGAACCAAGACACAATGGAACAGAAGACGGTGATTCCAGGAATGCCTACAGTTATCCCCCCTGGACTTACTCGGGAACAAGAAAGAGCTTATATAG TGCAACTGCAGATAGAAGACCTGACTCGTAAACTGCGCACAGGAGACCTGGGCATCCCCCCTAACCCTGAGGACAG GTCCCCCTCCCCTGAGCCCATCTACAATAGCGAGGGGAAGCGGCTCAATACCCGTGAGTTCCGCACCCGCAAAAAGCTGGAAGAGGAGCGGCATAACCTCATCACAGAAATGGTTGCTCTCAACCCTGATTTCAAGCCACCTGCAGATTACAA acCTCCAGCAACAAGAGTGAGTGACAAAGTAATGATTCCGCAAGATGAGTATCCAGAAATCAACTTTGTGGGACTGTTAATTGGGCCCAG AGGGAACACACTGAAGAACATAGAGAAGGAGTGTAACGCCAAGATTATGATCCGGGGAAAAGGGTCTGTGAAAGAAGGGAAAGTCGGGCGCAAAGATGGCCAGATGTTACCAGGAGAAGATGAGCCACTTCATGCCCTGGTTACTGCCAATACCATGGAGAATGTGAAGAAAGCAGTAGAACAG ATAAGAAACATCCTGAAGCAGGGTATTGAGACCCCTGAGGACCAGAATGATCTACGGAAGATGCAGCTTCGGGAGTTGGCTCGCTTGAATGGGACCCTTCGGGAAGATGATAACAG GATCTTAAGACCGTGGCAGAGCTCAGAGACCCGCAGCATTACCAATACCACAGTGTGCACCAAGTGTGGAGGGGCTGGCCACATTGCTTCTGATTGCAAATTCCAGAG GCCTGGTGACCCCCAGTCAGCCCAGGATAAAGCACGGATGGATAAAGAATATTTGTCCCTCATGGCTGAACTGGGTGAAGCGCCTGTGCCGGCATCTGTAGGCTCCACCTCTGGGCCTGCCAGCACACCTCTGGTCAGTGCACCTCGGCCTGCTGCTCCCGCCAACAACCCACCTCCACCG TCTCTCATGTCCACCACCCAGAGCCGTCCACCCTGGATGAATTCTGGCCCTTCAGAGAGTCGGCCCTACCATGGCATGCATGGAGGTGGTCCTGGTGGGCCTGGAGGTGGCCCACACAACTTCCCACACCCATTGCCCAGCCTGACCGGTGGGCATGGTGGACATCCCATGCAGCACAACCCTAATGGGCCCCCACCTCCTTGGAtgcagccgccgccgccaccgaTGAACCAGGGCCCCCATCCACCTGGGCACCATGGCCCTCCTCCAATGG ATCAGTACCTGGGAAGTACGCCTGTGGGCTCTGGGGTCTATCGCCTGCATCAAGGAAAAG GTATGATGCCGCCGCCGCCTATGGGCATGatgccgccgccaccgccgccaccCAGTGggcagcccccgcccccaccttcTGGTCCTCTTCCCCCatggcaacagcagcagcagcagcctccgCCTCCCCCTCCGCCCAGCAGCAGTATGGCTTCCAGTACCCCCTTGCCATGGCAGCAAA ATACGACGACTACCACCACGAGCGCTGGCACAGGGTCCATCCCGCCATGGCAACAGCAGCAGGCGGCTGCCGCAGCTTCTCCAGGAGCCCCTCAGATGCAAGGCAACCCCACTATGGTGCCCCTGCCCCCCGGGGTCCAGCCGCCTCTGCCGCCCggggcccctccccctccgccgCCTCCACCACCTG CATCGAGTgtctttgtcttctttctctcctcacccAACTCCCTTTGCCTCTTCCCAAACTGGGCCGCCAGGATCCCTCCCCGCGGCAGCGATGGCCCGAGCCATGAGAATGAGGACTTTCCGCGCCCATTGGTGACCCTTCCAGGCAGACAGCCTCAGCAGCGCCCCTGGTGGACAGGATGGTTCGGCAAAGCAGCCTGA
- the SF1 gene encoding splicing factor 1 isoform X10, translating into MATGANATPLGKLGSPGLPSLPGPKGGFEPVPSPAPGPGAGLLVPGPPPPPPVDSVGALTAAFSFAALPPPPPPPPPPPLSPGASYPPPQPPPPPPLYQRVSPPPLPPPQPPRQDQQPGPAGGGGDFPSKKRKRSRWNQDTMEQKTVIPGMPTVIPPGLTREQERAYIVQLQIEDLTRKLRTGDLGIPPNPEDRSPSPEPIYNSEGKRLNTREFRTRKKLEEERHNLITEMVALNPDFKPPADYKPPATRVSDKVMIPQDEYPEINFVGLLIGPRGNTLKNIEKECNAKIMIRGKGSVKEGKVGRKDGQMLPGEDEPLHALVTANTMENVKKAVEQIRNILKQGIETPEDQNDLRKMQLRELARLNGTLREDDNRILRPWQSSETRSITNTTVCTKCGGAGHIASDCKFQRPGDPQSAQDKARMDKEYLSLMAELGEAPVPASVGSTSGPASTPLVSAPRPAAPANNPPPPSLMSTTQSRPPWMNSGPSESRPYHGMHGGGPGGPGGGPHNFPHPLPSLTGGHGGHPMQHNPNGPPPPWMQPPPPPMNQGPHPPGHHGPPPMDQYLGSTPVGSGVYRLHQGKGMMPPPPMGMMPPPPPPPSGQPPPPPSGPLPPWQQQQQQPPPPPPPSSSMASSTPLPWQQNTTTTTTSAGTGSIPPWQQQQAAAAASPGAPQMQGNPTMVPLPPGVQPPLPPGAPPPPPPPPPGSAGMMIPPRGSDGPSHENEDFPRPLVTLPGRQPQQRPWWTGWFGKAA; encoded by the exons ATGGCGACCGGAGCGAACGCCACGCCGCTGGGTAAGCTGGGCTCCCCcggccttccctcccttcccggGCCGAAAGGGGGCTTCGAGCCGGTGCCATCGCCTGCCCCCGGGCCTGGGGCGGGGCTGCTGGTGCCCGGGCCGCCGCCTCCCCCGCCTGTGGACTCGGTGGGGGCCTTGACGGCGGCCTTCTCCTTCGcggcgctgccgccgccgccccccccgccgccgccgccaccgctcTCCCCGGGCGCCTCGTACCCGCCGCCGCAGCCGCCCCCTCCGCCGCCGCTCTACCAGCGCGTGTCGCCGCCGCCGCTACCGCCACCCCAGCCGCCGCGTCAGGACCAGCAGCCGGGCCCGGCCGGCGGCGGAGGAG ACTTCCCAAGTAAGAAGCGGAAGAGGAGTCGCTGGAACCAAGACACAATGGAACAGAAGACGGTGATTCCAGGAATGCCTACAGTTATCCCCCCTGGACTTACTCGGGAACAAGAAAGAGCTTATATAG TGCAACTGCAGATAGAAGACCTGACTCGTAAACTGCGCACAGGAGACCTGGGCATCCCCCCTAACCCTGAGGACAG GTCCCCCTCCCCTGAGCCCATCTACAATAGCGAGGGGAAGCGGCTCAATACCCGTGAGTTCCGCACCCGCAAAAAGCTGGAAGAGGAGCGGCATAACCTCATCACAGAAATGGTTGCTCTCAACCCTGATTTCAAGCCACCTGCAGATTACAA acCTCCAGCAACAAGAGTGAGTGACAAAGTAATGATTCCGCAAGATGAGTATCCAGAAATCAACTTTGTGGGACTGTTAATTGGGCCCAG AGGGAACACACTGAAGAACATAGAGAAGGAGTGTAACGCCAAGATTATGATCCGGGGAAAAGGGTCTGTGAAAGAAGGGAAAGTCGGGCGCAAAGATGGCCAGATGTTACCAGGAGAAGATGAGCCACTTCATGCCCTGGTTACTGCCAATACCATGGAGAATGTGAAGAAAGCAGTAGAACAG ATAAGAAACATCCTGAAGCAGGGTATTGAGACCCCTGAGGACCAGAATGATCTACGGAAGATGCAGCTTCGGGAGTTGGCTCGCTTGAATGGGACCCTTCGGGAAGATGATAACAG GATCTTAAGACCGTGGCAGAGCTCAGAGACCCGCAGCATTACCAATACCACAGTGTGCACCAAGTGTGGAGGGGCTGGCCACATTGCTTCTGATTGCAAATTCCAGAG GCCTGGTGACCCCCAGTCAGCCCAGGATAAAGCACGGATGGATAAAGAATATTTGTCCCTCATGGCTGAACTGGGTGAAGCGCCTGTGCCGGCATCTGTAGGCTCCACCTCTGGGCCTGCCAGCACACCTCTGGTCAGTGCACCTCGGCCTGCTGCTCCCGCCAACAACCCACCTCCACCG TCTCTCATGTCCACCACCCAGAGCCGTCCACCCTGGATGAATTCTGGCCCTTCAGAGAGTCGGCCCTACCATGGCATGCATGGAGGTGGTCCTGGTGGGCCTGGAGGTGGCCCACACAACTTCCCACACCCATTGCCCAGCCTGACCGGTGGGCATGGTGGACATCCCATGCAGCACAACCCTAATGGGCCCCCACCTCCTTGGAtgcagccgccgccgccaccgaTGAACCAGGGCCCCCATCCACCTGGGCACCATGGCCCTCCTCCAATGG ATCAGTACCTGGGAAGTACGCCTGTGGGCTCTGGGGTCTATCGCCTGCATCAAGGAAAAG GTATGATGCCGCCGCCGCCTATGGGCATGatgccgccgccaccgccgccaccCAGTGggcagcccccgcccccaccttcTGGTCCTCTTCCCCCatggcaacagcagcagcagcagcctccgCCTCCCCCTCCGCCCAGCAGCAGTATGGCTTCCAGTACCCCCTTGCCATGGCAGCAAA ATACGACGACTACCACCACGAGCGCTGGCACAGGGTCCATCCCGCCATGGCAACAGCAGCAGGCGGCTGCCGCAGCTTCTCCAGGAGCCCCTCAGATGCAAGGCAACCCCACTATGGTGCCCCTGCCCCCCGGGGTCCAGCCGCCTCTGCCGCCCggggcccctccccctccgccgCCTCCACCACCTGGTTCCGCCGGCATGAT GATCCCTCCCCGCGGCAGCGATGGCCCGAGCCATGAGAATGAGGACTTTCCGCGCCCATTGGTGACCCTTCCAGGCAGACAGCCTCAGCAGCGCCCCTGGTGGACAGGATGGTTCGGCAAAGCAGCCTGA
- the SF1 gene encoding splicing factor 1 isoform X9 gives MATGANATPLDFPSKKRKRSRWNQDTMEQKTVIPGMPTVIPPGLTREQERAYIVQLQIEDLTRKLRTGDLGIPPNPEDRSPSPEPIYNSEGKRLNTREFRTRKKLEEERHNLITEMVALNPDFKPPADYKPPATRVSDKVMIPQDEYPEINFVGLLIGPRGNTLKNIEKECNAKIMIRGKGSVKEGKVGRKDGQMLPGEDEPLHALVTANTMENVKKAVEQIRNILKQGIETPEDQNDLRKMQLRELARLNGTLREDDNRILRPWQSSETRSITNTTVCTKCGGAGHIASDCKFQRPGDPQSAQDKARMDKEYLSLMAELGEAPVPASVGSTSGPASTPLVSAPRPAAPANNPPPPSLMSTTQSRPPWMNSGPSESRPYHGMHGGGPGGPGGGPHNFPHPLPSLTGGHGGHPMQHNPNGPPPPWMQPPPPPMNQGPHPPGHHGPPPMDQYLGSTPVGSGVYRLHQGKGMMPPPPMGMMPPPPPPPSGQPPPPPSGPLPPWQQQQQQPPPPPPPSSSMASSTPLPWQQRSLPAAAMARAMRMRTFRAHW, from the exons ATGGCGACCGGAGCGAACGCCACGCCGCTGG ACTTCCCAAGTAAGAAGCGGAAGAGGAGTCGCTGGAACCAAGACACAATGGAACAGAAGACGGTGATTCCAGGAATGCCTACAGTTATCCCCCCTGGACTTACTCGGGAACAAGAAAGAGCTTATATAG TGCAACTGCAGATAGAAGACCTGACTCGTAAACTGCGCACAGGAGACCTGGGCATCCCCCCTAACCCTGAGGACAG GTCCCCCTCCCCTGAGCCCATCTACAATAGCGAGGGGAAGCGGCTCAATACCCGTGAGTTCCGCACCCGCAAAAAGCTGGAAGAGGAGCGGCATAACCTCATCACAGAAATGGTTGCTCTCAACCCTGATTTCAAGCCACCTGCAGATTACAA acCTCCAGCAACAAGAGTGAGTGACAAAGTAATGATTCCGCAAGATGAGTATCCAGAAATCAACTTTGTGGGACTGTTAATTGGGCCCAG AGGGAACACACTGAAGAACATAGAGAAGGAGTGTAACGCCAAGATTATGATCCGGGGAAAAGGGTCTGTGAAAGAAGGGAAAGTCGGGCGCAAAGATGGCCAGATGTTACCAGGAGAAGATGAGCCACTTCATGCCCTGGTTACTGCCAATACCATGGAGAATGTGAAGAAAGCAGTAGAACAG ATAAGAAACATCCTGAAGCAGGGTATTGAGACCCCTGAGGACCAGAATGATCTACGGAAGATGCAGCTTCGGGAGTTGGCTCGCTTGAATGGGACCCTTCGGGAAGATGATAACAG GATCTTAAGACCGTGGCAGAGCTCAGAGACCCGCAGCATTACCAATACCACAGTGTGCACCAAGTGTGGAGGGGCTGGCCACATTGCTTCTGATTGCAAATTCCAGAG GCCTGGTGACCCCCAGTCAGCCCAGGATAAAGCACGGATGGATAAAGAATATTTGTCCCTCATGGCTGAACTGGGTGAAGCGCCTGTGCCGGCATCTGTAGGCTCCACCTCTGGGCCTGCCAGCACACCTCTGGTCAGTGCACCTCGGCCTGCTGCTCCCGCCAACAACCCACCTCCACCG TCTCTCATGTCCACCACCCAGAGCCGTCCACCCTGGATGAATTCTGGCCCTTCAGAGAGTCGGCCCTACCATGGCATGCATGGAGGTGGTCCTGGTGGGCCTGGAGGTGGCCCACACAACTTCCCACACCCATTGCCCAGCCTGACCGGTGGGCATGGTGGACATCCCATGCAGCACAACCCTAATGGGCCCCCACCTCCTTGGAtgcagccgccgccgccaccgaTGAACCAGGGCCCCCATCCACCTGGGCACCATGGCCCTCCTCCAATGG ATCAGTACCTGGGAAGTACGCCTGTGGGCTCTGGGGTCTATCGCCTGCATCAAGGAAAAG GTATGATGCCGCCGCCGCCTATGGGCATGatgccgccgccaccgccgccaccCAGTGggcagcccccgcccccaccttcTGGTCCTCTTCCCCCatggcaacagcagcagcagcagcctccgCCTCCCCCTCCGCCCAGCAGCAGTATGGCTTCCAGTACCCCCTTGCCATGGCAGCAAA GATCCCTCCCCGCGGCAGCGATGGCCCGAGCCATGAGAATGAGGACTTTCCGCGCCCATTGGTGA
- the SF1 gene encoding splicing factor 1 isoform X8 has protein sequence MATGANATPLDFPSKKRKRSRWNQDTMEQKTVIPGMPTVIPPGLTREQERAYIVQLQIEDLTRKLRTGDLGIPPNPEDRSPSPEPIYNSEGKRLNTREFRTRKKLEEERHNLITEMVALNPDFKPPADYKPPATRVSDKVMIPQDEYPEINFVGLLIGPRGNTLKNIEKECNAKIMIRGKGSVKEGKVGRKDGQMLPGEDEPLHALVTANTMENVKKAVEQIRNILKQGIETPEDQNDLRKMQLRELARLNGTLREDDNRILRPWQSSETRSITNTTVCTKCGGAGHIASDCKFQRPGDPQSAQDKARMDKEYLSLMAELGEAPVPASVGSTSGPASTPLVSAPRPAAPANNPPPPSLMSTTQSRPPWMNSGPSESRPYHGMHGGGPGGPGGGPHNFPHPLPSLTGGHGGHPMQHNPNGPPPPWMQPPPPPMNQGPHPPGHHGPPPMVPGKYACGLWGLSPASRKRYDAAAAYGHDAAATAATQWAAPAPTFWSSSPMATAAAAASASPSAQQQYGFQYPLAMAAKIPPRGSDGPSHENEDFPRPLVTLPGRQPQQRPWWTGWFGKAA, from the exons ATGGCGACCGGAGCGAACGCCACGCCGCTGG ACTTCCCAAGTAAGAAGCGGAAGAGGAGTCGCTGGAACCAAGACACAATGGAACAGAAGACGGTGATTCCAGGAATGCCTACAGTTATCCCCCCTGGACTTACTCGGGAACAAGAAAGAGCTTATATAG TGCAACTGCAGATAGAAGACCTGACTCGTAAACTGCGCACAGGAGACCTGGGCATCCCCCCTAACCCTGAGGACAG GTCCCCCTCCCCTGAGCCCATCTACAATAGCGAGGGGAAGCGGCTCAATACCCGTGAGTTCCGCACCCGCAAAAAGCTGGAAGAGGAGCGGCATAACCTCATCACAGAAATGGTTGCTCTCAACCCTGATTTCAAGCCACCTGCAGATTACAA acCTCCAGCAACAAGAGTGAGTGACAAAGTAATGATTCCGCAAGATGAGTATCCAGAAATCAACTTTGTGGGACTGTTAATTGGGCCCAG AGGGAACACACTGAAGAACATAGAGAAGGAGTGTAACGCCAAGATTATGATCCGGGGAAAAGGGTCTGTGAAAGAAGGGAAAGTCGGGCGCAAAGATGGCCAGATGTTACCAGGAGAAGATGAGCCACTTCATGCCCTGGTTACTGCCAATACCATGGAGAATGTGAAGAAAGCAGTAGAACAG ATAAGAAACATCCTGAAGCAGGGTATTGAGACCCCTGAGGACCAGAATGATCTACGGAAGATGCAGCTTCGGGAGTTGGCTCGCTTGAATGGGACCCTTCGGGAAGATGATAACAG GATCTTAAGACCGTGGCAGAGCTCAGAGACCCGCAGCATTACCAATACCACAGTGTGCACCAAGTGTGGAGGGGCTGGCCACATTGCTTCTGATTGCAAATTCCAGAG GCCTGGTGACCCCCAGTCAGCCCAGGATAAAGCACGGATGGATAAAGAATATTTGTCCCTCATGGCTGAACTGGGTGAAGCGCCTGTGCCGGCATCTGTAGGCTCCACCTCTGGGCCTGCCAGCACACCTCTGGTCAGTGCACCTCGGCCTGCTGCTCCCGCCAACAACCCACCTCCACCG TCTCTCATGTCCACCACCCAGAGCCGTCCACCCTGGATGAATTCTGGCCCTTCAGAGAGTCGGCCCTACCATGGCATGCATGGAGGTGGTCCTGGTGGGCCTGGAGGTGGCCCACACAACTTCCCACACCCATTGCCCAGCCTGACCGGTGGGCATGGTGGACATCCCATGCAGCACAACCCTAATGGGCCCCCACCTCCTTGGAtgcagccgccgccgccaccgaTGAACCAGGGCCCCCATCCACCTGGGCACCATGGCCCTCCTCCAATGG TACCTGGGAAGTACGCCTGTGGGCTCTGGGGTCTATCGCCTGCATCAAGGAAAAG GTATGATGCCGCCGCCGCCTATGGGCATGatgccgccgccaccgccgccaccCAGTGggcagcccccgcccccaccttcTGGTCCTCTTCCCCCatggcaacagcagcagcagcagcctccgCCTCCCCCTCCGCCCAGCAGCAGTATGGCTTCCAGTACCCCCTTGCCATGGCAGCAAA GATCCCTCCCCGCGGCAGCGATGGCCCGAGCCATGAGAATGAGGACTTTCCGCGCCCATTGGTGACCCTTCCAGGCAGACAGCCTCAGCAGCGCCCCTGGTGGACAGGATGGTTCGGCAAAGCAGCCTGA
- the SF1 gene encoding splicing factor 1 isoform X7, translating to MATGANATPLDFPSKKRKRSRWNQDTMEQKTVIPGMPTVIPPGLTREQERAYIVQLQIEDLTRKLRTGDLGIPPNPEDRSPSPEPIYNSEGKRLNTREFRTRKKLEEERHNLITEMVALNPDFKPPADYKPPATRVSDKVMIPQDEYPEINFVGLLIGPRGNTLKNIEKECNAKIMIRGKGSVKEGKVGRKDGQMLPGEDEPLHALVTANTMENVKKAVEQIRNILKQGIETPEDQNDLRKMQLRELARLNGTLREDDNRILRPWQSSETRSITNTTVCTKCGGAGHIASDCKFQRPGDPQSAQDKARMDKEYLSLMAELGEAPVPASVGSTSGPASTPLVSAPRPAAPANNPPPPSLMSTTQSRPPWMNSGPSESRPYHGMHGGGPGGPGGGPHNFPHPLPSLTGGHGGHPMQHNPNGPPPPWMQPPPPPMNQGPHPPGHHGPPPMGKSVPGKYACGLWGLSPASRKRYDAAAAYGHDAAATAATQWAAPAPTFWSSSPMATAAAAASASPSAQQQYGFQYPLAMAAKIPPRGSDGPSHENEDFPRPLVTLPGRQPQQRPWWTGWFGKAA from the exons ATGGCGACCGGAGCGAACGCCACGCCGCTGG ACTTCCCAAGTAAGAAGCGGAAGAGGAGTCGCTGGAACCAAGACACAATGGAACAGAAGACGGTGATTCCAGGAATGCCTACAGTTATCCCCCCTGGACTTACTCGGGAACAAGAAAGAGCTTATATAG TGCAACTGCAGATAGAAGACCTGACTCGTAAACTGCGCACAGGAGACCTGGGCATCCCCCCTAACCCTGAGGACAG GTCCCCCTCCCCTGAGCCCATCTACAATAGCGAGGGGAAGCGGCTCAATACCCGTGAGTTCCGCACCCGCAAAAAGCTGGAAGAGGAGCGGCATAACCTCATCACAGAAATGGTTGCTCTCAACCCTGATTTCAAGCCACCTGCAGATTACAA acCTCCAGCAACAAGAGTGAGTGACAAAGTAATGATTCCGCAAGATGAGTATCCAGAAATCAACTTTGTGGGACTGTTAATTGGGCCCAG AGGGAACACACTGAAGAACATAGAGAAGGAGTGTAACGCCAAGATTATGATCCGGGGAAAAGGGTCTGTGAAAGAAGGGAAAGTCGGGCGCAAAGATGGCCAGATGTTACCAGGAGAAGATGAGCCACTTCATGCCCTGGTTACTGCCAATACCATGGAGAATGTGAAGAAAGCAGTAGAACAG ATAAGAAACATCCTGAAGCAGGGTATTGAGACCCCTGAGGACCAGAATGATCTACGGAAGATGCAGCTTCGGGAGTTGGCTCGCTTGAATGGGACCCTTCGGGAAGATGATAACAG GATCTTAAGACCGTGGCAGAGCTCAGAGACCCGCAGCATTACCAATACCACAGTGTGCACCAAGTGTGGAGGGGCTGGCCACATTGCTTCTGATTGCAAATTCCAGAG GCCTGGTGACCCCCAGTCAGCCCAGGATAAAGCACGGATGGATAAAGAATATTTGTCCCTCATGGCTGAACTGGGTGAAGCGCCTGTGCCGGCATCTGTAGGCTCCACCTCTGGGCCTGCCAGCACACCTCTGGTCAGTGCACCTCGGCCTGCTGCTCCCGCCAACAACCCACCTCCACCG TCTCTCATGTCCACCACCCAGAGCCGTCCACCCTGGATGAATTCTGGCCCTTCAGAGAGTCGGCCCTACCATGGCATGCATGGAGGTGGTCCTGGTGGGCCTGGAGGTGGCCCACACAACTTCCCACACCCATTGCCCAGCCTGACCGGTGGGCATGGTGGACATCCCATGCAGCACAACCCTAATGGGCCCCCACCTCCTTGGAtgcagccgccgccgccaccgaTGAACCAGGGCCCCCATCCACCTGGGCACCATGGCCCTCCTCCAATGGGTAA ATCAGTACCTGGGAAGTACGCCTGTGGGCTCTGGGGTCTATCGCCTGCATCAAGGAAAAG GTATGATGCCGCCGCCGCCTATGGGCATGatgccgccgccaccgccgccaccCAGTGggcagcccccgcccccaccttcTGGTCCTCTTCCCCCatggcaacagcagcagcagcagcctccgCCTCCCCCTCCGCCCAGCAGCAGTATGGCTTCCAGTACCCCCTTGCCATGGCAGCAAA GATCCCTCCCCGCGGCAGCGATGGCCCGAGCCATGAGAATGAGGACTTTCCGCGCCCATTGGTGACCCTTCCAGGCAGACAGCCTCAGCAGCGCCCCTGGTGGACAGGATGGTTCGGCAAAGCAGCCTGA